One stretch of Hymenobacter chitinivorans DSM 11115 DNA includes these proteins:
- a CDS encoding response regulator, with amino-acid sequence MSAFSAPPDPLAAELDQERVRRQRAEARVAELERQLAESQTTAHRSQTRLAALVQNMRLGFMLVDDGGRVELVNQRYCELFGLSEVPGDLHQTTGMTVAALIQHNFQDPERYLAQAGAIRERGESVLNEELVLADGRVLERDYLVLDNVMAGRLVCYRDVTERYQREAQLRTVSLIAEQNPNPVLRLSAAGEMIYANPAAASLATALATELALRTQLLSLVTAALATAGTQQQEITVGRRHYLLQVAPVPREQYATLYLVDITGRRQAEQQLAEQRAFYEAILKELPVGVSVFDAQHRYLFANPNVTQNEELRQWLIGKDNFTVTAHRQRPRALAEERQRQFELALASGGDVHWEETVVEQHGTSYVLRRFHPVFNPDGTLRMMVAYGLDITARRQAEQQLARQREFYETILNELPADIGVFDPQHRYLYVNPVGIKNPEVRAWIIGKDHFEYCAYRQRPIELAEQRKRLFDQVIEQRQRVTHEETIETPQGPRRMVRLMQPVFGPDGAVRMIVAYGLDITQRYQAELRLQEQQEFIRQVVDTSPNLLYVTDEHGHPVFSNVSFTDILTRSNHQQVSETDDSPEAEELRQLTEWNRVVLATGDEISGEMPFTLASGVVLQLQVVKRPLQRPHGVVEVLTVCTDITELKRAKREAEAAATARENFLANMSHEIRTPMNGVLGMAGLLTRTPLSEQQLEYVNIIRHSGTHLLGLLNDILDVAKITSGKLELEQIPFDLNQTLQAVGQTISFQAAGKGLSFTIEAVATPAAPVVLSDPQRLSQVLLNLLSNSLKFTEQGGITLTGKVLADTPELLTVNFLVTDTGLGVARDKQESIFSTFTQAYADTSRRFGGSGLGLSISSSLVEQLGGHLLMCSEPGQGTSFGFTLTFAKASAEEIRAQRQATQEEDPAATDGIRGLRVLLVEDHDVNRQLAQLVLESYAVVVETAADGASALALFERNRYDVILMDIQMPGMNGLEATARIRQHPDVARAQTPIIALTANAFLADNEKYLAAGMNDCLAKPFDAAELVRKILALHRADARPSHPLFALADLERTARGNPAFVLRILESFLTHTPAVVSQLQEAAAAADWARAAALAHRIKPSLKLLMAQELQPFIATLEDAGAPPAARAHAAQQLLDLLPRLLWQLQHYVSNSHPSPA; translated from the coding sequence ATGTCCGCCTTTTCTGCCCCACCCGATCCGCTTGCCGCTGAATTAGACCAGGAACGAGTCCGCCGCCAGCGGGCCGAAGCCCGCGTGGCCGAATTGGAGCGGCAGCTGGCCGAAAGCCAGACCACGGCCCACCGCTCCCAGACCCGGCTGGCCGCCCTGGTGCAGAATATGCGCCTGGGCTTTATGCTCGTCGACGACGGCGGGCGGGTGGAGCTCGTCAACCAGCGCTACTGCGAGCTGTTTGGCCTGAGCGAAGTGCCCGGCGACCTGCACCAGACCACGGGCATGACCGTAGCGGCCCTTATTCAGCACAATTTTCAGGACCCGGAGCGCTACCTGGCCCAGGCCGGCGCCATCCGGGAGCGGGGTGAGTCGGTGCTCAACGAGGAGCTGGTGCTGGCCGATGGCCGGGTGCTGGAGCGCGACTACCTGGTGCTCGACAACGTGATGGCCGGGCGCCTGGTGTGCTACCGCGACGTGACCGAGCGCTACCAGCGCGAGGCCCAGCTGCGCACCGTCTCGTTGATTGCCGAGCAGAATCCCAACCCCGTGCTGCGCCTCAGTGCCGCCGGCGAAATGATTTACGCCAACCCGGCCGCGGCCAGCCTGGCCACGGCCCTGGCCACGGAACTGGCGCTGCGGACCCAGCTGCTGAGCCTGGTGACGGCGGCCCTGGCCACGGCCGGCACCCAGCAGCAGGAAATAACGGTGGGCCGCCGGCACTACCTGCTGCAGGTGGCGCCCGTGCCCCGGGAGCAGTACGCCACGCTCTACCTGGTCGATATTACGGGCCGGCGCCAGGCCGAGCAGCAGCTGGCCGAGCAGCGCGCCTTTTACGAGGCCATTCTCAAGGAGCTGCCCGTGGGCGTTTCCGTCTTCGATGCCCAGCACCGCTATTTGTTTGCCAACCCCAACGTGACCCAGAACGAGGAGCTGCGCCAGTGGCTGATCGGCAAGGACAACTTTACGGTCACGGCCCACCGGCAGCGGCCCCGGGCCCTGGCCGAGGAGCGGCAGCGCCAGTTTGAGCTGGCCCTGGCTTCCGGCGGCGACGTGCACTGGGAGGAAACCGTGGTCGAGCAGCACGGCACGAGCTACGTGCTGCGCCGGTTCCACCCCGTCTTCAACCCCGACGGCACGCTGCGCATGATGGTGGCCTACGGTCTCGATATTACGGCCCGGCGCCAGGCCGAGCAGCAGCTGGCCCGGCAGCGGGAGTTCTACGAAACCATCCTCAACGAGCTGCCCGCCGACATCGGCGTCTTCGACCCCCAGCACCGCTACCTGTACGTCAACCCGGTGGGCATCAAAAACCCCGAGGTGCGGGCCTGGATTATCGGCAAGGACCACTTCGAATACTGCGCCTACCGCCAGCGGCCCATCGAGCTGGCCGAGCAGCGCAAGCGGCTGTTTGACCAGGTGATTGAGCAGCGCCAGCGCGTTACGCACGAGGAAACGATAGAAACGCCCCAGGGGCCGCGCCGCATGGTGCGCCTGATGCAGCCCGTGTTTGGGCCCGACGGGGCCGTCCGGATGATTGTGGCCTACGGCCTCGATATTACCCAGCGCTATCAGGCCGAGCTACGCCTGCAGGAGCAGCAGGAGTTTATCCGCCAGGTGGTCGATACCTCCCCCAACCTGCTCTACGTCACCGATGAGCACGGCCACCCGGTGTTTAGCAACGTCAGCTTTACCGACATCCTGACCCGCAGCAACCACCAGCAAGTCAGCGAAACCGACGACTCGCCCGAGGCCGAGGAGCTGCGTCAGCTTACGGAGTGGAACCGCGTCGTGCTGGCCACGGGCGACGAAATTTCGGGGGAAATGCCCTTTACCCTGGCCAGCGGCGTGGTGCTGCAGCTGCAAGTGGTGAAACGCCCCCTGCAGCGGCCCCACGGCGTGGTCGAGGTCCTGACCGTGTGCACCGACATTACCGAGCTCAAGCGGGCCAAGCGCGAGGCCGAGGCGGCGGCTACGGCCCGGGAAAACTTTTTGGCCAACATGAGCCACGAGATTCGCACGCCCATGAACGGGGTGCTGGGCATGGCGGGCCTGCTGACCCGGACCCCGCTCAGCGAGCAGCAGCTCGAGTACGTGAACATCATCCGCCACTCGGGCACCCATTTGCTGGGCTTGCTCAACGACATTCTGGACGTGGCCAAAATCACCTCGGGCAAGCTCGAGCTGGAACAGATTCCGTTTGATCTGAACCAGACCCTGCAGGCCGTGGGCCAGACCATCAGCTTCCAGGCGGCCGGCAAGGGCTTGAGTTTCACCATCGAGGCCGTGGCCACGCCCGCCGCCCCGGTGGTGCTCAGCGACCCGCAACGCCTGAGCCAGGTCCTGCTCAACCTGCTCAGCAACAGCCTCAAGTTTACCGAGCAGGGCGGCATCACGCTCACCGGCAAGGTGCTGGCCGACACGCCCGAGTTGCTGACGGTGAATTTCCTGGTGACCGATACCGGCCTGGGCGTGGCGCGCGACAAGCAGGAAAGCATCTTCTCGACCTTCACCCAGGCCTACGCCGATACCAGCCGCCGCTTCGGGGGCTCGGGCCTGGGCCTGAGCATCAGCAGTAGTTTAGTGGAGCAGCTCGGCGGCCACCTGCTCATGTGCAGTGAGCCGGGCCAGGGCACCAGCTTTGGCTTCACGCTGACCTTCGCCAAAGCCTCGGCCGAGGAAATTCGGGCCCAGCGCCAGGCCACCCAGGAAGAAGACCCGGCGGCCACCGATGGTATCCGCGGGCTGCGGGTGCTGCTGGTGGAAGACCACGACGTGAACCGGCAGCTGGCCCAGCTGGTGCTGGAAAGCTACGCGGTAGTGGTTGAAACGGCGGCCGACGGGGCCTCGGCCCTGGCCCTATTTGAGCGCAACAGGTACGACGTGATTCTGATGGACATCCAGATGCCGGGCATGAACGGCCTGGAGGCTACGGCCCGCATCCGCCAGCACCCCGACGTGGCCCGGGCCCAGACGCCCATCATTGCCCTGACGGCCAACGCCTTTCTGGCCGACAACGAAAAGTATTTGGCCGCGGGCATGAACGACTGCCTGGCCAAGCCCTTCGACGCGGCCGAGCTGGTGCGCAAGATTCTGGCCCTGCACCGCGCCGACGCCCGACCGTCCCACCCGCTGTTTGCCCTGGCCGACCTGGAGCGCACGGCCCGCGGCAACCCGGCCTTCGTGCTGCGCATCCTGGAGTCGTTTCTGACCCATACGCCGGCCGTTGTCAGCCAGCTGCAGGAAGCCGCCGCCGCCGCCGACTGGGCCCGGGCGGCGGCTTTGGCCCACCGTATCAAGCCTTCCCTGAAGCTGCTCATGGCCCAGGAACTGCAGCCCTTCATTGCCACGCTCGAAGACGCCGGCGCCCCGCCCGCGGCCCGGGCCCACGCCGCCCAGCAGCTGCTCGACCTGCTGCCGCGGCTGCTGTGGCAGCTGCAGCACTACGTTTCCAACTCCCACCCCAGCCCGGCCTAG
- a CDS encoding LytR/AlgR family response regulator transcription factor, translated as MSTSCPASPRLLTCAILDDEEINRLTLEHYVALSGQLQLEASLAGSVEGLNFFSTGRRVDVLFLDVEMPDLNGLDMLRLLPEPPQVVLTTAHESFAWEAFELRVADYLVKPFDYERFLLAVERVRAQVLANPKSALDASFGSLV; from the coding sequence ATGTCTACTTCCTGTCCTGCTTCGCCTCGCCTGCTGACCTGTGCCATTCTGGACGACGAAGAAATCAACCGCCTGACCCTGGAGCACTACGTGGCCCTGAGCGGGCAGCTGCAGTTGGAGGCTTCCTTGGCGGGCAGCGTGGAAGGCCTCAACTTCTTCAGCACCGGCCGCCGCGTCGACGTGCTGTTTCTGGACGTGGAAATGCCCGACCTCAACGGCCTGGACATGCTGCGCCTGCTGCCCGAGCCCCCGCAGGTGGTGCTCACCACCGCCCACGAATCCTTTGCCTGGGAAGCCTTTGAGCTGCGCGTGGCCGACTACCTGGTCAAGCCCTTCGACTACGAGCGGTTTTTGCTGGCCGTCGAACGGGTGCGGGCCCAGGTGCTGGCCAACCCCAAATCGGCCCTGGACGCGTCGTTCGGCTCCCTGGTCTAA
- a CDS encoding M1 family metallopeptidase, protein MKYSITARRTSLGLLVGLLGCTAKLAAPLPQVIPQATTGAVAVVPGVSQELAQDRSKRISRLAYDLFLDIPWKKADPIRATETIRFHLTDENQHLQLDFKEQADHLKSLRVNGKPTAIDFRAEHLVVPATSLKAGLNEVQIEFTAGNQSLNRNDDFLYTLLVPDRARTVFPVFDQPDLKASFKLTLNIPNEWVALANAPQDSINYELSGVLPGSNLYFFAPSDTISTYLFSFAAGKFTPVKQTLNGRTMQLLHRETDPSKLRLSLGPIFQIHADALTFLQDYTGIPYPFRKFDFVALPDFQYGGMEHVGAIDYKASTLFLDEGATQDQLLARSNLIAHETAHMWFGDLVTMQWFNDVWMKEVFANFMADKITQVAVPGSSYDLKFVVDHYPAAYGVDRTAGANPIRQELANLKDAGSLYGNIIYHKAPIMMRQLERLMGETAFRDGLREYLKTYAFGNATWPDLIRILDARTPADLQAWNQVWVNQPGRPVFDYQLQPKEGRGLDLVITQRAEDTSDRLWPQLFEVLFVYPDGRTKEVTVNMSQRQVVVPQPAGNVAPAFILFNSTGLGYGIFPLDKQLTTGLSRLQSPVARAAAYINLYENMLNGRSITPRQLLDVYRRALPQEKEELNIKLLTGQLTDIYWKLLKPARRLALAPVLEQELWQAMQQNPAPNAKKLLFKAYQSVALTQEAQTRLYQIWQVQQAPTGVKLTEDDYTSLALALAVRDYPAPTPLLTQQLQRIKNPDRRQRLEFMRPALAADKATRDAFFAGLREEKNREKEAWVVAALAYLHHPLRVAESEQYLPASLALLEEIQQTGDIFFPYSWLQATLSSYQTPTAARTVREFLAAHPSYNPKLRAKILQAADDVFRAEKLLQTP, encoded by the coding sequence ATGAAATATAGCATTACTGCGCGCCGGACCAGTCTGGGGCTGCTCGTGGGTCTGCTGGGCTGCACTGCCAAGCTGGCCGCTCCACTCCCGCAGGTAATTCCGCAGGCCACGACCGGGGCCGTAGCGGTGGTACCGGGCGTGAGCCAGGAGCTGGCCCAGGACCGGTCCAAGCGTATTTCCCGCTTGGCCTACGACCTTTTTCTGGATATACCGTGGAAAAAAGCGGATCCTATCAGAGCAACCGAAACTATTCGCTTCCACCTCACCGATGAGAACCAACACCTACAGCTCGACTTCAAAGAGCAGGCCGACCACCTGAAAAGCCTGAGGGTGAATGGTAAGCCGACGGCAATTGACTTTCGGGCGGAGCACCTGGTAGTACCGGCCACCAGCCTGAAAGCGGGGCTGAACGAGGTTCAAATCGAGTTTACGGCCGGCAACCAGAGCCTGAACCGCAACGACGATTTTCTCTACACCCTGCTCGTGCCCGACCGGGCCCGGACGGTGTTTCCGGTCTTCGACCAGCCCGATCTGAAAGCCTCGTTCAAGCTCACCCTGAACATACCGAATGAATGGGTTGCTTTAGCGAATGCGCCGCAAGACTCTATCAATTATGAACTCAGCGGCGTTCTTCCGGGGTCCAACCTGTACTTCTTCGCCCCTTCCGACACCATCAGCACCTATTTGTTTTCGTTTGCCGCGGGCAAGTTCACACCGGTGAAGCAAACCCTGAACGGCCGCACCATGCAGCTGCTGCACCGCGAAACCGACCCCAGCAAGCTGCGCCTGAGCCTGGGGCCCATCTTCCAGATTCATGCCGATGCGCTAACGTTTCTGCAGGACTACACTGGCATTCCGTATCCTTTCCGCAAGTTCGACTTCGTGGCCCTGCCCGATTTCCAGTACGGGGGCATGGAGCACGTGGGCGCCATCGACTATAAGGCCAGCACGCTGTTTCTGGACGAAGGCGCCACCCAGGACCAGCTGCTGGCCCGCTCCAACCTCATTGCCCACGAAACGGCCCACATGTGGTTCGGGGATTTGGTGACGATGCAGTGGTTTAACGACGTGTGGATGAAGGAGGTATTCGCCAACTTCATGGCCGACAAAATCACCCAGGTGGCCGTGCCCGGCTCCAGCTACGACCTCAAATTCGTGGTGGACCACTACCCGGCCGCCTACGGCGTGGACCGCACTGCGGGGGCCAACCCCATTCGCCAGGAGCTGGCCAACCTTAAGGATGCCGGCTCGCTCTACGGCAACATTATCTACCACAAGGCGCCCATCATGATGCGGCAGCTGGAGCGGCTCATGGGTGAAACCGCCTTCCGGGACGGGCTGCGCGAATACCTGAAAACCTACGCTTTCGGCAATGCTACCTGGCCCGACTTGATCCGCATCCTGGACGCCCGCACGCCCGCCGATTTGCAGGCTTGGAACCAGGTGTGGGTAAATCAGCCTGGCCGCCCCGTATTCGACTACCAGCTGCAACCCAAAGAAGGCCGAGGCCTCGACCTCGTAATCACCCAGCGGGCCGAGGATACATCGGACCGGCTCTGGCCCCAGCTCTTCGAGGTTCTTTTCGTGTATCCAGATGGCCGCACCAAGGAAGTAACCGTTAACATGAGCCAGCGCCAGGTGGTGGTGCCCCAGCCGGCTGGCAACGTGGCCCCGGCATTTATCCTGTTCAACTCGACGGGCCTGGGCTACGGGATTTTCCCACTTGATAAGCAGCTCACAACGGGCCTGAGTCGGTTACAGAGCCCCGTGGCGCGGGCCGCTGCCTACATCAATCTCTACGAGAACATGCTGAATGGCCGCAGCATCACGCCCCGACAGCTGCTGGACGTGTACCGCCGGGCCTTGCCCCAGGAAAAGGAGGAGCTGAATATCAAGCTGCTCACCGGCCAGTTGACGGATATCTACTGGAAGCTGCTCAAGCCCGCCCGCCGCCTGGCCCTGGCACCGGTTCTGGAGCAGGAGCTGTGGCAGGCCATGCAGCAAAATCCGGCTCCCAATGCCAAGAAACTCCTGTTCAAAGCCTACCAGTCCGTGGCCCTGACCCAGGAGGCCCAAACCCGCCTCTACCAGATCTGGCAGGTGCAGCAGGCTCCTACGGGCGTGAAGCTCACCGAGGACGACTACACCAGTCTGGCCTTGGCCCTGGCCGTGCGCGACTATCCGGCGCCCACGCCCCTGCTCACCCAGCAGCTGCAGCGCATCAAAAACCCCGACCGGCGGCAGCGCCTGGAGTTTATGCGGCCCGCTCTGGCGGCGGACAAAGCCACCCGGGACGCCTTTTTTGCCGGCCTGCGCGAGGAGAAAAACCGCGAAAAAGAGGCCTGGGTCGTGGCGGCGCTGGCCTACCTGCACCACCCGCTGCGGGTGGCCGAGTCGGAGCAGTATTTGCCCGCAAGCCTGGCTTTGCTGGAAGAAATTCAGCAGACCGGCGACATTTTCTTTCCCTATTCCTGGCTGCAGGCCACGCTCAGCAGCTACCAGACGCCCACGGCGGCCCGCACCGTGCGCGAGTTTCTGGCCGCTCATCCGAGTTATAATCCTAAGCTGCGAGCCAAGATTCTGCAGGCCGCCGATGATGTGTTCCGGGCCGAGAAGCTGCTGCAAACGCCTTAA
- a CDS encoding peptide deformylase, giving the protein MPIREILQLGHPVLREVAAPVADPTAPDVAALVTDLTDTVAHWRETTGYGRAIAAPQIGVLQRVILLRLPGHPVWALINPSIVEHSPDTIEVWDACLSFLSIFMRVTRYPWIRVRYQDLRGAWHETHAGAEDDLAELLQHEIDHLDGILALDRLTDVKSICSRQEFERQFKSSSPYGR; this is encoded by the coding sequence ATGCCCATCCGTGAGATTCTCCAGCTTGGTCACCCGGTCCTGCGCGAGGTGGCCGCCCCCGTGGCCGACCCCACCGCGCCCGACGTGGCGGCCCTGGTCACCGACCTGACCGACACTGTGGCCCACTGGCGCGAAACCACCGGCTACGGCCGCGCCATTGCCGCCCCGCAAATCGGGGTGCTGCAGCGCGTGATTCTGCTGCGCCTGCCGGGCCATCCGGTTTGGGCCCTGATTAACCCCAGTATCGTCGAGCACAGCCCCGACACGATAGAGGTTTGGGACGCCTGCCTTTCGTTTCTGTCCATCTTCATGCGCGTCACCCGCTACCCCTGGATTCGGGTGCGCTACCAGGATTTGCGGGGCGCTTGGCACGAAACCCACGCCGGGGCGGAAGACGATCTGGCCGAGCTGCTGCAGCACGAAATTGACCACCTCGACGGCATCCTGGCCCTGGACCGCCTCACCGACGTGAAAAGCATTTGCTCCCGCCAGGAGTTCGAGCGGCAGTTTAAATCAAGTAGCCCATACGGGCGGTAA
- a CDS encoding TMEM175 family protein, whose product MHKGRLEAFSDGVLAIILTIMVLEIKVPHGAGFAALRPLLPVFLSYVLSFIYIGIYWNNHHHMLSSATRISGAVLWANLHLLFWLSLVPFATGWMGENHFAPETLALYGLILLMAGVAYWVLQRCLIRQDGPDSVLAYAIGRDLKGKSSPGLYCLGIASSFWNPWVAGGIYVFVALMWLVPDRRIERTLRKQAGPGATK is encoded by the coding sequence ATGCATAAAGGACGACTCGAAGCTTTCAGTGATGGAGTACTGGCCATCATTCTGACCATTATGGTGCTGGAAATCAAGGTGCCGCACGGGGCCGGGTTTGCTGCCCTGCGGCCTCTGCTGCCGGTATTCCTGAGCTACGTGCTTAGCTTTATCTACATCGGCATCTACTGGAACAACCACCACCACATGCTCAGCAGCGCCACCCGCATCAGCGGGGCGGTGCTCTGGGCCAACCTGCACCTGCTGTTCTGGCTTTCCCTGGTACCCTTCGCCACGGGCTGGATGGGCGAGAATCACTTTGCCCCCGAAACCCTGGCCCTCTACGGCCTGATCCTGCTCATGGCCGGGGTGGCCTACTGGGTATTGCAGCGCTGCCTGATTCGCCAGGACGGGCCCGACTCGGTGCTGGCCTACGCCATTGGCCGCGACCTGAAGGGCAAATCCTCTCCCGGGCTCTACTGCCTGGGTATTGCCAGCAGCTTCTGGAACCCGTGGGTGGCGGGCGGCATCTACGTCTTCGTGGCCCTGATGTGGCTCGTGCCCGACCGCCGCATTGAGCGCACCCTGCGCAAGCAGGCCGGCCCGGGGGCCACGAAGTAG
- a CDS encoding ankyrin repeat domain-containing protein encodes MEFSSSRPEDLLFDAARRGDVAQLPQLLAQVDVNTQNGKGFTALIVAAYDEHLDATRLLLEAGADPNVQDVSGNTALMGVSFKGYPDIARLLLEHGANLDLQNGNGGTALMFATLFGRNQLVQLLLEAGADTSIRDVRGLTALDLAVQQGNQEAYDLLQAQQA; translated from the coding sequence ATGGAATTCTCCTCTTCCCGCCCCGAAGACCTACTCTTTGATGCCGCCCGCCGCGGCGACGTGGCCCAGCTGCCGCAGCTGCTTGCCCAGGTGGATGTCAACACCCAGAACGGCAAGGGCTTCACGGCGCTGATTGTGGCCGCCTACGACGAGCACCTGGATGCCACCCGCCTGCTGCTCGAAGCCGGGGCCGACCCCAACGTGCAGGACGTGAGCGGCAACACGGCCCTGATGGGCGTCAGCTTCAAAGGCTACCCCGACATTGCCCGTCTGCTGCTAGAGCACGGCGCCAACCTGGATTTGCAAAACGGCAACGGTGGCACGGCCCTGATGTTTGCCACCCTGTTTGGCCGCAACCAGCTGGTGCAGCTCCTGCTCGAAGCCGGCGCCGATACCAGCATCCGCGACGTACGCGGCCTGACGGCCCTGGATTTGGCCGTGCAGCAGGGCAACCAGGAAGCCTACGACCTGCTGCAGGCCCAGCAGGCTTAA
- a CDS encoding VWA domain-containing protein translates to MSNPARWKLVLGSSADADNDIPLSPDYGRMDQVLTALYDDSEPAERKAGLCGSAPKVSRWLGDIRRYFPSSVVAVMQKDAMERLGLQQMLLEPEVLRTVQADVHLVGLLMSLGRVMPAKVKHTAREVVQRVVQDLEQRLANPLRQAVQGALSRAVRNPRPRYAEINWAATIRANLKHYQPAYKTVIPEKLVGFGRRGQALKEIVLCVDQSGSMAPSVVYAGVFGAVLASLKAVKTHMVVFDTSVADLTQDLQDPVDLLFGIQLGGGTDINRALTYCQQLITRPTDTILVLISDLYEGGNEAQMLKRAAALKAAGVTLVALLALSDEGSPGFDRRMAEQLAALGVPAFACTPDQFPALMAAAIQGRDLGQFAR, encoded by the coding sequence ATGAGCAACCCCGCCCGCTGGAAGCTCGTGCTCGGCTCCTCCGCCGACGCCGACAACGACATCCCGCTTTCCCCCGACTACGGCCGCATGGACCAGGTGCTCACGGCCCTCTACGACGACAGTGAGCCGGCTGAGCGCAAGGCCGGCCTGTGCGGCTCGGCCCCGAAAGTGAGCCGCTGGCTGGGCGACATCCGCCGCTACTTTCCCTCGTCGGTGGTGGCCGTGATGCAGAAAGACGCCATGGAGCGCCTGGGTTTGCAGCAAATGCTGCTGGAGCCCGAAGTGCTGCGCACCGTGCAGGCCGACGTGCACCTGGTGGGTTTGCTCATGTCGCTCGGCCGGGTGATGCCGGCCAAGGTCAAGCACACGGCCCGCGAAGTCGTGCAGCGCGTGGTCCAGGATTTGGAGCAGCGCCTGGCCAACCCGCTGCGCCAAGCCGTGCAGGGCGCCCTGAGCCGGGCCGTGCGCAACCCGCGCCCCCGCTACGCCGAAATTAACTGGGCGGCCACCATCCGGGCCAACCTCAAGCACTACCAGCCGGCCTACAAAACCGTGATTCCCGAGAAGCTGGTGGGCTTTGGCCGCCGCGGGCAGGCCCTGAAGGAAATCGTGCTCTGCGTGGACCAAAGTGGCTCGATGGCCCCCTCGGTGGTGTACGCGGGGGTGTTTGGGGCGGTGCTGGCCTCCTTGAAAGCCGTCAAAACCCACATGGTCGTCTTCGATACCAGCGTGGCCGACCTCACCCAGGATTTGCAGGACCCGGTGGATTTGCTCTTTGGCATTCAGCTCGGCGGCGGCACCGACATCAACCGCGCCCTGACTTACTGCCAGCAGCTCATCACCCGTCCCACCGACACGATACTGGTGCTCATCAGCGACTTGTACGAGGGCGGCAACGAGGCCCAAATGCTCAAACGGGCCGCTGCTCTCAAGGCCGCGGGCGTCACGCTGGTCGCCCTGCTGGCCCTCAGCGACGAAGGCTCTCCCGGCTTCGACCGCCGCATGGCCGAACAACTGGCCGCCCTCGGGGTTCCTGCCTTTGCCTGCACCCCCGACCAGTTTCCGGCCCTGATGGCCGCCGCTATCCAGGGCCGCGACCTGGGCCAGTTTGCCCGGTAA
- a CDS encoding amidohydrolase family protein, with product MNFRLFCLTSALVGVFAGCANPPVQRYDLIIAHANVVDVETGQVRADQTLGIRDGRIAYVGKPAPMAAPQTVDARGRYLIPGLWDMHVHFRGGDSLAAANRNLLPLYLAHGVTTVRDAGGDLTPHIFRWRAQMAAGQLAGPRIFTSGPKLDGPKAFWAGSLEIETPEQINRALDSLQKLRVDYVKLYESTISREAFLGAIAEAEKRGLTTTGHMPYTVTLREAAERGLDATEHLYYLLKACSNREDSLTAAVQASLRTSKPLGLFAVLPAVYRTYDPAVAAQTFRMLKQHRTAVVPTLFIQKLLTELPTTDHAPDTLLAYIAPGIQRTYARRLAGARAQSPATRAFNQQLGARFTTLIPQLQAAGVTLLAGSDSGPSNSYVYPGVSLLGELELLVAAGLTPAQALQAATINGALFLKADQRSGTIAVGKEADLVLLDRNPLENISHLRRVQCVVSRGRLYSARDLRRLVLAVKNP from the coding sequence ATGAACTTTCGCCTCTTCTGCCTGACCAGCGCCCTGGTTGGGGTTTTTGCCGGCTGCGCCAATCCCCCGGTGCAGCGCTACGACCTCATTATTGCCCACGCCAACGTGGTGGACGTGGAAACCGGCCAGGTGCGCGCCGACCAAACCCTGGGCATCCGGGACGGCCGCATTGCCTACGTGGGCAAACCGGCGCCCATGGCGGCCCCCCAAACCGTGGATGCCCGGGGCCGCTACCTGATTCCGGGCCTCTGGGACATGCACGTGCACTTTCGGGGCGGCGACTCCCTGGCCGCGGCCAACCGCAACCTGCTGCCGCTCTACCTTGCCCACGGCGTCACGACTGTGCGCGACGCGGGCGGCGACCTGACCCCGCACATTTTCCGCTGGCGTGCCCAAATGGCGGCCGGGCAGCTGGCCGGGCCCCGCATCTTTACCTCCGGCCCCAAGCTCGACGGACCCAAGGCGTTCTGGGCCGGCTCCCTGGAAATTGAAACGCCCGAGCAGATAAACCGCGCCCTGGACTCCTTGCAAAAGCTGCGGGTCGACTACGTGAAGCTCTACGAAAGCACCATCTCGCGCGAGGCTTTCCTCGGGGCCATTGCCGAAGCCGAAAAGCGGGGCCTGACCACCACCGGCCACATGCCCTACACCGTGACCCTGCGCGAAGCCGCCGAACGGGGCCTTGATGCCACCGAGCATCTGTACTACCTGCTCAAGGCCTGCTCCAATCGGGAAGACAGCCTCACGGCCGCCGTGCAGGCCAGTCTGCGCACCAGCAAGCCCCTGGGCTTGTTTGCCGTGCTGCCCGCCGTCTACCGCACCTACGACCCGGCCGTGGCCGCCCAAACCTTCCGGATGCTCAAGCAGCACCGCACCGCCGTGGTGCCCACGCTTTTCATCCAGAAGCTGCTGACCGAGCTGCCCACCACCGACCACGCCCCGGACACGCTGCTGGCCTATATTGCCCCCGGTATTCAGCGCACCTACGCCCGCCGCCTGGCCGGGGCCCGGGCCCAAAGCCCCGCCACCCGGGCCTTCAACCAGCAGCTCGGCGCCCGGTTTACCACCTTGATACCCCAGCTGCAGGCCGCCGGCGTGACGCTGCTGGCCGGCTCCGACAGCGGGCCTTCCAATTCCTACGTGTACCCGGGCGTCTCCCTGCTGGGCGAGCTGGAGCTCCTGGTAGCGGCCGGCCTTACGCCCGCCCAGGCTCTGCAGGCGGCTACCATCAATGGGGCCCTCTTCCTGAAAGCCGACCAGCGCTCCGGCACCATTGCCGTGGGCAAGGAGGCCGACCTGGTGCTGCTCGACCGGAATCCGCTGGAAAATATCAGCCACCTGCGCCGGGTGCAATGCGTCGTTTCCCGGGGCCGGCTCTACTCGGCCCGGGACCTGCGCCGCTTGGTGCTGGCCGTCAAAAATCCGTAA